A single region of the Synechococcus sp. HK05 genome encodes:
- a CDS encoding SulP family inorganic anion transporter, with protein sequence MTSASAPPGRSPLRLLNHISTNNIKGDLFGGVTAAVIALPMALAFGVASGAGAAAGLWGAVLVGLFAALFGGTPTLISEPTGPMTVVMTAVIASLTASDPENGLAMAFTVVMLAGVFQIVFGFLKLGRYVTQMPYTVISGFMSGIGFILIILQLGPFLGQAIPKGGVMGTLKALPQLISSARPSEVVLAVVTLAILWLTPSRVKKIAPPQLIALVLGTILSLTLLSGGGEEIRRIGEIASGFPQLRTPYFDLPHLSRMLIDAAVLGMLGCIDALLTAVVADSITRTEHDSNKELIGQGLGNIASGLFGGLAGAGATMGTVVNIQAGGRSALSGISRAVILMVVILALTGVAAQIPQAVLAGIALKVGVDIVDWGFIKRAHRISISGALIMYLVIALTVLVDLIAAVGIGVFIANILTIDKMSELQSRSVKSVSTGDGDLDISDEERRLLDQGRGQVLLFQLNGAMIFGVAKAIGREHNAIGECKAVVFDLTEVSHLGVTAALAVENAVEEAIEKGREVFVVGASGTTQRRLEKLGLYRKLPSERTSIDRRDALQQAVAGLA encoded by the coding sequence ATGACCTCCGCCTCGGCCCCACCCGGGCGTTCACCGCTGCGGCTGCTGAATCACATCAGCACCAACAACATCAAGGGCGATCTGTTCGGCGGTGTGACTGCCGCCGTGATCGCCCTGCCCATGGCCCTGGCCTTCGGTGTGGCCTCTGGCGCCGGCGCTGCTGCCGGCCTCTGGGGCGCCGTGCTGGTGGGTCTGTTTGCCGCGCTGTTTGGCGGCACCCCCACGCTGATTTCCGAGCCCACCGGTCCGATGACGGTGGTGATGACGGCCGTGATCGCCAGCCTCACCGCCAGCGATCCTGAAAACGGCCTGGCCATGGCCTTCACCGTGGTGATGCTGGCTGGTGTCTTCCAGATCGTTTTCGGCTTCCTCAAGCTGGGCCGCTACGTGACCCAGATGCCGTACACGGTGATCTCGGGCTTCATGAGCGGGATTGGCTTCATCCTGATCATTCTTCAGCTCGGGCCCTTCCTGGGGCAGGCCATCCCGAAAGGTGGGGTGATGGGCACCCTCAAGGCCCTGCCGCAACTGATCAGCAGCGCCCGGCCCTCCGAGGTGGTGCTGGCCGTGGTCACCCTGGCGATTCTCTGGCTCACCCCCAGCCGGGTGAAGAAGATCGCCCCTCCCCAGCTGATCGCCCTGGTGCTCGGCACGATCCTGTCGCTCACATTGCTGAGCGGTGGTGGCGAGGAGATCCGCCGCATCGGTGAAATCGCCTCCGGCTTCCCGCAGCTGCGCACGCCCTATTTCGATCTGCCGCACCTCAGCAGGATGCTGATCGATGCGGCCGTGCTGGGCATGCTCGGCTGCATCGATGCGCTGCTCACGGCCGTTGTCGCCGACAGCATCACCCGCACCGAGCACGACTCCAACAAGGAGCTGATCGGCCAGGGCCTGGGCAACATTGCTTCCGGGCTATTCGGTGGCCTCGCCGGTGCCGGCGCCACCATGGGCACCGTGGTGAACATTCAGGCCGGCGGACGCAGCGCCCTCTCGGGCATCAGCCGCGCCGTGATCCTGATGGTGGTGATCCTCGCCCTCACCGGCGTGGCCGCCCAGATTCCCCAGGCTGTGCTGGCCGGCATCGCCCTGAAGGTGGGTGTCGACATCGTGGATTGGGGCTTCATCAAACGCGCCCACCGCATCTCGATCAGCGGCGCACTGATCATGTACCTGGTGATCGCCCTCACCGTGCTGGTGGATCTGATTGCCGCCGTGGGCATCGGCGTGTTCATCGCCAACATCCTCACCATCGACAAGATGAGTGAGCTGCAAAGCAGGAGCGTGAAGTCGGTGAGCACCGGCGATGGCGATCTCGACATCAGCGATGAGGAGCGCCGCCTGCTGGATCAGGGCCGCGGCCAGGTGCTGCTCTTCCAGCTCAACGGCGCGATGATCTTCGGCGTGGCCAAAGCGATCGGCCGTGAGCACAACGCCATCGGCGAGTGCAAGGCCGTGGTGTTCGATCTCACCGAGGTGTCGCACCTGGGCGTGACCGCGGCCCTCGCGGTGGAGAACGCTGTGGAAGAGGCGATTGAGAAAGGCCGCGAGGTGTTTGTGGTGGGGGCCAGCGGCACCACCCAGCGCCGGCTCGAGAAGCTCGGCCTCTACAGGAAGCTGCCATCGGAGCGCACAAGCATCGATCGCCGCGATGCCCTGCAGCAGGCCGTCGCCGGCCTGGCCTGA
- a CDS encoding cation:proton antiporter has protein sequence MLPPLALIAEISPHQLEVAETLLQVGRFLVIFIAARAIAEVMVRLQLPTILGELVAGVLIGVSGLHLIVPPETQAQISGALLSLLGSLAEIRPDEVAEVYNETFPSLQAVSQIGLFALLFLTGLESELDELVAVGVQATTVAVAGVVLPFALGTAGLYYIFHVPLIPAVFAGAAMTATSIGITASVFGELKWLKRKEGQIVIGAAVLDDILGIVILAVVVAIVGGGSFTLGPVIKLGLAAVAFVAVALVLSRKAAPAFDWVVDQLKAPGDVAVASFVVLTLCCFAAQAIGLEAALGAFAGGLILSASKHTHDIEAAVKPLVALFATVFFVLIGTGMDLSVLNPLDPANREGLIVAAFLLVVAIAGKVAAGWSYISSEPTNRLVVGLGMMPRGEVGLIFLGLGSQAGILSPALEAAILLMVIGTTFLAPILLRVVIPSAPIVVEAEAA, from the coding sequence ATGCTTCCCCCTCTGGCGCTGATCGCTGAGATCAGCCCCCATCAGCTGGAAGTGGCGGAAACCCTCCTTCAGGTGGGTCGCTTTCTGGTGATCTTCATCGCTGCTCGCGCCATCGCGGAGGTGATGGTGCGCCTCCAGCTGCCCACGATCCTGGGTGAGCTTGTTGCCGGCGTGCTGATTGGCGTCTCAGGCTTGCATCTGATCGTTCCGCCGGAAACGCAGGCGCAGATCAGTGGGGCCCTGCTCTCACTATTAGGTTCCCTCGCAGAGATCCGGCCCGATGAAGTGGCTGAGGTCTACAACGAAACCTTCCCGAGCCTTCAGGCCGTTTCCCAGATCGGCTTGTTTGCGCTCTTGTTCCTCACCGGCCTGGAGAGCGAACTTGATGAGCTCGTCGCCGTGGGCGTTCAAGCCACAACGGTGGCGGTGGCGGGTGTGGTGCTCCCCTTTGCCCTCGGAACAGCGGGCCTCTATTACATCTTCCATGTGCCGCTGATTCCAGCGGTGTTCGCCGGTGCAGCGATGACGGCCACCTCCATTGGCATCACCGCCAGCGTGTTCGGTGAGCTCAAGTGGCTCAAGCGCAAAGAGGGCCAGATTGTGATCGGCGCTGCCGTGCTCGACGACATCCTCGGCATCGTGATCCTCGCCGTGGTGGTGGCGATCGTGGGCGGCGGCAGCTTCACCCTCGGCCCGGTGATCAAGCTGGGCCTGGCGGCCGTGGCCTTTGTGGCGGTGGCGCTGGTGCTGAGCCGGAAGGCGGCTCCCGCCTTTGATTGGGTGGTGGATCAGCTCAAGGCCCCCGGCGATGTGGCCGTGGCCAGCTTTGTGGTGCTCACCCTCTGCTGTTTCGCGGCTCAGGCCATCGGCTTGGAAGCGGCTCTGGGTGCTTTCGCGGGTGGGTTGATCCTCAGCGCCTCCAAGCACACCCACGACATCGAAGCGGCGGTCAAGCCTCTGGTGGCCCTCTTCGCCACGGTGTTTTTTGTGTTGATCGGCACGGGGATGGATCTCTCGGTGCTCAACCCCCTGGATCCCGCCAATCGCGAAGGCCTGATCGTGGCGGCGTTCCTGCTGGTTGTGGCGATCGCCGGCAAGGTTGCAGCCGGCTGGAGCTACATCAGCTCGGAGCCCACCAATCGTTTGGTGGTGGGGCTGGGCATGATGCCCCGCGGTGAAGTGGGTTTGATCTTCCTGGGGCTGGGCAGCCAGGCCGGCATCCTCAGCCCGGCGCTGGAAGCCGCCATCTTGTTGATGGTGATCGGCACCACCTTCCTCGCCCCGATCTTGCTGCGGGTGGTGATTCCCTCCGCACCGATTGTGGTGGAGGCCGAGGCTGCTTAG
- a CDS encoding monovalent cation/H(+) antiporter subunit G: protein MSLLLLGAGLALWFWGTWPLLEQRSYLSKLHKLSVSDTLGSGLMLLGLLLRIPSQWPLLALALLGLMVWNTIFGYVLARCSQPAEVNQR, encoded by the coding sequence ATGAGCTTGCTGCTGCTGGGGGCCGGATTGGCGTTGTGGTTCTGGGGAACCTGGCCGCTGCTGGAGCAACGCAGCTATTTGAGCAAGCTGCACAAGCTCTCGGTGTCCGACACGCTCGGCTCCGGGTTGATGCTGCTTGGCTTGCTGCTGCGCATCCCCAGCCAATGGCCCCTGCTGGCGTTGGCCCTGCTGGGGCTGATGGTGTGGAACACGATTTTTGGCTACGTGCTGGCGCGCTGCTCGCAACCCGCGGAGGTGAACCAGCGATGA
- the bioA gene encoding adenosylmethionine--8-amino-7-oxononanoate transaminase: MSWHPHLWHPTTQVATSPIPLQVARARGCVLELQDGRQLIDAISSWWVTLHGHAEPSIAAAIGRQALQLEQVIFANFSHQPAEQLASRLAALTGLERLFFSDNGSTAVEVALKIAWQWWRNQSSDRRQLIAFEGAYHGDTFGAMAVGDRSIFTDPYEELLFDVARISWPHTHWGDTSVEEREAQALQQLEQALAVPTAAVIIEPLIQGASGMHMVRPAFLRAVQERVQAHGALLIADEVMTGFGRTGSLFACQRAGLKPDLMALSKGLTGGFLPMGVTMASERLYRGFISETPAQTFFHGHSFTANPLGCAAALASLDLLQHNPERYQQFDARHIPLLEELAQQPLVKHIRSQGTVAAFELDAGNTDYLNPIGKQLQRLCLDQGVYIRPLGNVVYLLPPLSISEAQLQQCYTAIRSGIEILQG, encoded by the coding sequence ATGAGCTGGCACCCCCACCTCTGGCATCCCACCACCCAGGTGGCCACCAGCCCGATTCCCCTGCAGGTGGCGCGCGCCCGCGGTTGCGTGCTCGAGCTGCAGGATGGGCGCCAGCTCATCGATGCGATCAGCAGCTGGTGGGTGACGCTCCACGGCCACGCCGAGCCTTCGATTGCCGCCGCCATCGGCCGCCAGGCCCTGCAGCTGGAGCAGGTGATCTTTGCCAACTTCAGCCATCAGCCGGCGGAACAACTCGCCTCCCGCCTAGCCGCCCTCACCGGGCTTGAGCGGCTGTTCTTCTCCGACAACGGCTCCACCGCCGTGGAGGTGGCTCTCAAAATTGCCTGGCAGTGGTGGCGCAACCAGAGCAGCGATCGCCGCCAGTTGATTGCCTTTGAGGGGGCTTATCACGGCGACACCTTCGGGGCCATGGCCGTGGGGGATCGCTCGATCTTCACCGACCCCTACGAGGAACTGCTGTTCGATGTGGCCCGCATCAGCTGGCCCCACACCCACTGGGGTGACACCTCGGTGGAGGAACGAGAAGCTCAAGCGCTCCAACAGCTGGAGCAAGCCCTCGCCGTGCCCACGGCGGCCGTGATCATTGAGCCGCTGATCCAGGGAGCTTCCGGGATGCACATGGTGCGGCCGGCGTTTCTGCGGGCCGTGCAGGAGCGGGTGCAGGCCCACGGCGCTTTGCTGATCGCCGATGAGGTGATGACCGGCTTCGGACGCACCGGGTCCCTCTTTGCCTGCCAGCGCGCCGGCCTGAAGCCCGATCTGATGGCCCTCTCCAAAGGGCTCACCGGCGGCTTCCTGCCCATGGGGGTGACCATGGCCAGCGAGCGGCTGTACCGCGGTTTCATCAGTGAAACCCCCGCGCAAACCTTCTTCCACGGCCACAGCTTCACCGCCAATCCGCTCGGCTGCGCCGCCGCGCTCGCCAGCCTCGATCTGCTGCAGCACAACCCCGAGCGCTACCAGCAGTTCGATGCACGCCACATCCCGTTGCTGGAGGAGCTGGCGCAGCAGCCGCTGGTGAAGCACATCCGCAGCCAAGGCACGGTTGCCGCCTTCGAACTCGATGCCGGCAACACGGACTATCTCAATCCGATCGGCAAACAACTGCAGCGCCTTTGCCTCGATCAAGGGGTGTACATCCGACCCCTGGGCAACGTGGTGTATCTGCTGCCGCCGCTCTCGATCAGCGAGGCGCAATTGCAGCAGTGCTATACAGCGATCCGATCCGGCATCGAGATCCTTCAAGGCTGA
- a CDS encoding cation:proton antiporter subunit C, whose translation MAPIRLLELLILLAVLAGFAGLLLRRNLFLKVLSMDVMGSAVVALFVLLAARSGLRSPILPRSGELLAGDYADPIPQAVILTAIVIGLSIQALLLVVITQMARIDPSLNAASFEPTDQP comes from the coding sequence ATGGCCCCGATCCGACTGTTGGAGCTGCTGATCCTGCTGGCGGTGTTGGCCGGCTTTGCAGGGTTGCTGCTGCGGCGCAACCTGTTTCTCAAGGTGCTCTCCATGGATGTGATGGGGAGCGCCGTGGTGGCGTTGTTTGTGCTGCTGGCGGCCCGCTCAGGCCTGCGCAGCCCGATCCTGCCGCGCTCCGGCGAACTCCTCGCCGGCGACTACGCCGATCCGATTCCCCAGGCCGTGATCCTCACCGCGATCGTGATTGGGCTCTCAATCCAGGCCCTCTTGCTGGTGGTGATCACCCAGATGGCGCGGATCGATCCCAGCCTGAATGCGGCCAGCTTTGAACCCACGGATCAGCCATGA
- a CDS encoding phosphate-starvation-inducible PsiE family protein produces MKLFDDKQFLNAIHSYERQLAKLLAILLAAVVGFAALELLVETGVGLVERQTNWFDGSLIKLLDRLLLIFIALEVLQNVTAYLRDQVVQIELVLLTALTAVARKVIVLPPGTENKPALMAGFGVIVVGLAAAYWLVRQARRDHQPAQPS; encoded by the coding sequence ATGAAGCTCTTCGACGACAAGCAGTTCCTCAACGCCATCCATAGCTACGAACGGCAGCTGGCCAAATTGCTGGCGATCCTGCTGGCGGCGGTGGTGGGCTTCGCCGCACTGGAGCTGCTGGTGGAAACCGGCGTGGGACTGGTGGAGCGGCAGACCAACTGGTTTGACGGCAGCTTGATCAAGCTGCTCGATCGGCTGCTGCTGATCTTCATCGCCCTGGAGGTGCTCCAAAACGTGACCGCCTACCTGCGGGATCAGGTGGTGCAGATCGAGCTGGTGCTGCTCACCGCCCTCACGGCCGTGGCGCGAAAGGTGATCGTGCTGCCACCGGGCACCGAAAACAAACCAGCACTGATGGCCGGCTTCGGCGTGATCGTGGTGGGCTTGGCAGCGGCCTACTGGCTGGTGCGGCAGGCACGCCGTGATCACCAGCCCGCTCAACCCTCCTGA
- a CDS encoding sigma-70 family RNA polymerase sigma factor, whose protein sequence is MPAPQKLRKGDCDAISRHLRAIGRIPLLSADEEISLGRAVQNGRRLLEAAEELKLRSGGQEPSLESWASNVQLTPRQLQRELKLAERASERMVTANLRLVVSLARRISHRRLDLEDLIQEGTLGLIRAVQRFDPTRGYKFSTYATWWIREGMGRALQQQSRSIRLPAHMQDRLQRLRRCQQELRQMLGREPNLEELAEATELKVLDIREALFRAQEPLSLDSSHGQDDDLRLLDTLRCDAQLPSDQLTAAHLQTDLVALLDELPEQEAELLRLRYGIDQPTPMNLSAAARQMGLSRDQARGMERRANAAIRRLSDRVIDYLEA, encoded by the coding sequence ATGCCTGCGCCACAGAAGCTCCGCAAAGGAGACTGCGACGCAATCAGCCGGCACCTGCGTGCCATCGGCCGTATTCCGCTCCTCTCCGCTGACGAGGAAATCAGCCTGGGCCGTGCCGTGCAAAACGGCCGGCGCCTGCTCGAAGCGGCTGAAGAGCTCAAACTCCGCTCCGGCGGCCAGGAGCCCAGCTTGGAATCCTGGGCCAGCAATGTGCAGCTCACGCCCCGCCAGCTGCAGCGCGAACTGAAGCTGGCGGAACGCGCCAGTGAGCGCATGGTGACCGCCAACCTGCGGCTTGTGGTGAGCCTGGCGCGCCGCATCAGCCACCGGCGCCTTGATCTCGAGGATCTGATCCAGGAGGGAACGCTTGGGCTGATCCGGGCGGTGCAGCGCTTCGATCCCACCCGCGGCTACAAGTTCTCCACTTACGCCACCTGGTGGATCCGGGAGGGCATGGGGCGTGCCCTGCAGCAACAGAGCCGCAGCATCCGCTTACCGGCCCACATGCAGGATCGCCTGCAGCGCTTGCGTCGCTGCCAGCAGGAGCTGCGCCAGATGCTGGGCCGTGAACCCAACCTCGAGGAGCTGGCTGAAGCCACCGAGCTCAAAGTGCTCGATATCCGTGAAGCCCTGTTCCGCGCCCAGGAACCCCTGAGCCTCGACAGCAGCCACGGCCAGGACGACGACCTGCGCCTGCTCGACACCCTGCGCTGCGACGCCCAGCTGCCCAGCGATCAGCTCACCGCGGCCCATCTGCAGACCGACCTCGTGGCCCTGCTCGATGAGCTGCCGGAGCAGGAAGCTGAATTGCTGCGGCTGCGCTATGGCATCGATCAACCCACCCCGATGAACCTCAGCGCCGCGGCCCGGCAGATGGGGCTCAGCCGCGACCAAGCACGGGGCATGGAGCGGCGTGCCAATGCAGCGATCCGCCGCCTCTCCGATCGGGTGATCGACTACCTGGAGGCCTAA
- a CDS encoding proton-conducting transporter membrane subunit — protein MTPSWMSPDPLLIAWLLVPYLAAFLAVLLPSLSHGLVLLCCGATTWVGAETLLTGTTKPLHLLGEYGVALSLEPLAGWFVLLNGLVCLAVWIEARRQGWDRTGWMLLLVLLGSLNTSFLTTDLISLYVALEVVGITAFLLILKGNSANASWIALRYLLIGNTAMAIYLIGAGLVYAQASSFRFAALAQLPPGAPLVLVLVGLLTKAGVFLNGLWLPRTHAEAPAEVSALLSGVVVGGGALPLLRLEQLNSAIGELLLPIAMASAVLGLIYALGVTDAKRLLAWSTLAQMGLVLLAPATGGLMAFSHGVAKSGLFLTARQWPSRSLDTWRQRALPAPLLLTLLLGSCSIAGLAPLLGYTAKKQLESAMTPGIAAALVVLSVGSVAVYCRLCRAPLAAASDLQAAHTALPWGAWLLMLPLVGGGALLLAEVKRGWLVSLLLLGLGLGLDQLLERRRQQASHGLPSLDRLPDLVGGLGLVGAGLLLSIGAELG, from the coding sequence ATGACACCGAGCTGGATGAGCCCGGACCCCCTGCTGATCGCCTGGCTGTTGGTGCCGTATCTGGCGGCCTTTCTGGCGGTGCTATTGCCATCGCTGAGCCATGGCCTCGTGCTGCTGTGCTGCGGTGCCACCACCTGGGTGGGTGCTGAAACGCTGCTCACGGGCACCACAAAACCGTTGCACCTGCTGGGCGAGTACGGCGTAGCCCTCAGCCTGGAGCCCCTGGCTGGTTGGTTTGTGCTGCTGAACGGGCTGGTGTGCCTGGCGGTGTGGATCGAAGCGCGGCGGCAGGGTTGGGATCGCACCGGCTGGATGCTGCTGCTGGTGCTGCTTGGGTCTCTGAACACCAGCTTTCTCACCACCGATCTGATCAGCCTTTATGTGGCGCTGGAGGTGGTAGGCATCACCGCCTTTCTGCTGATTCTCAAAGGCAACAGCGCCAATGCTTCGTGGATTGCGCTGCGCTACCTGCTGATCGGCAACACCGCCATGGCCATCTACTTGATTGGCGCCGGGCTCGTGTACGCCCAGGCGAGCAGTTTTCGCTTTGCGGCCCTGGCCCAGCTGCCGCCGGGCGCGCCGCTGGTGCTGGTGCTGGTGGGGCTGCTCACCAAAGCCGGTGTGTTTCTCAACGGCCTCTGGCTCCCCCGCACCCACGCCGAAGCGCCAGCGGAGGTGTCGGCCCTGCTTTCAGGCGTGGTGGTGGGCGGCGGCGCCCTGCCGCTGCTGAGGCTCGAGCAACTCAACAGCGCCATCGGCGAGCTGCTGCTGCCCATCGCCATGGCCAGCGCCGTGCTCGGCTTGATCTATGCCCTGGGCGTCACCGACGCCAAGCGCCTGCTGGCCTGGAGCACCCTGGCCCAGATGGGGCTGGTGCTGCTGGCACCAGCGACCGGTGGCTTGATGGCCTTCTCCCACGGTGTAGCCAAGAGCGGCCTGTTTCTCACCGCACGCCAGTGGCCCAGCCGTTCTCTGGACACGTGGCGGCAACGGGCGCTTCCTGCTCCACTGCTGCTCACGCTGCTGCTGGGCTCCTGTTCCATTGCAGGCCTGGCACCGCTGCTGGGCTACACCGCCAAAAAGCAACTGGAGAGTGCGATGACGCCGGGGATCGCCGCTGCCCTGGTGGTGTTGTCCGTGGGAAGCGTGGCGGTGTATTGCCGGCTCTGCCGTGCGCCCCTGGCGGCCGCATCCGATCTGCAGGCGGCCCACACCGCTCTGCCCTGGGGCGCCTGGTTGCTGATGCTGCCCCTGGTGGGGGGCGGCGCGCTGCTGCTGGCCGAGGTGAAACGTGGCTGGCTGGTGAGCTTGCTGTTGCTGGGCTTGGGGCTGGGCCTCGATCAGCTGCTGGAGCGGCGGCGGCAACAAGCCAGCCATGGCCTGCCCTCCCTGGATCGCCTCCCGGATCTAGTGGGGGGCCTGGGGCTGGTGGGCGCCGGCCTGCTGCTGTCGATCGGTGCGGAGCTGGGCTGA
- a CDS encoding DUF6671 family protein, with the protein MQAYSGRSIALATQHGKERALALPIRWGLGAELELCAVDTDQLGTFSGEIPRLSDAVATCVAKARLGMQASGLPLGLASEASFGPHPAMPMLPVGMELLVFVDEERTLSVMEQRLEWRTNYSHTVLEPDGDPGPWLAQVQFPSHAVIVRPAAHEAGLLFKALNGTAALAEAIARCRAADPNGRVWLETDMRAHCNPTRMRSIRRLGVELVRRLRTPCPECGCPGWGLLNTQPGLPCRECGTATELTLSEIWGCQQCGARREQPRRDGRLQADPGQCPWCNP; encoded by the coding sequence GTGCAGGCTTACAGCGGCCGCTCGATTGCGCTGGCCACCCAGCACGGCAAAGAGCGGGCGCTGGCTTTGCCCATTCGCTGGGGTCTGGGGGCGGAGCTCGAGCTCTGCGCTGTTGACACCGACCAGTTGGGCACCTTCAGCGGTGAGATCCCTCGCCTTTCTGATGCGGTGGCCACCTGTGTGGCCAAGGCACGCCTTGGCATGCAAGCCAGTGGTTTGCCGTTGGGCCTCGCCAGTGAGGCGAGCTTCGGCCCGCATCCAGCGATGCCGATGCTGCCGGTAGGGATGGAACTGCTGGTGTTCGTGGATGAGGAGCGGACTCTCTCTGTGATGGAGCAGCGGCTCGAGTGGCGCACCAACTACAGCCACACCGTGCTGGAACCCGATGGCGATCCAGGCCCCTGGCTGGCCCAGGTGCAGTTCCCCTCTCACGCTGTGATCGTCCGTCCGGCGGCGCACGAGGCGGGCCTTCTGTTCAAAGCGCTGAATGGCACCGCCGCCCTGGCTGAGGCCATCGCCAGGTGCCGCGCCGCCGATCCAAACGGGCGTGTTTGGCTGGAAACCGACATGCGGGCCCACTGCAATCCCACCCGCATGCGCTCGATTCGGCGCCTGGGTGTGGAGCTGGTGCGAAGGCTGCGCACCCCGTGCCCCGAGTGCGGCTGCCCCGGTTGGGGCCTGCTCAACACCCAGCCCGGCCTGCCTTGCCGTGAGTGCGGCACGGCTACCGAGCTCACCCTCAGCGAGATCTGGGGCTGCCAGCAGTGCGGCGCCCGCCGCGAGCAGCCTCGCCGGGATGGTCGGCTTCAGGCGGATCCCGGTCAGTGTCCGTGGTGCAATCCCTAG
- a CDS encoding Na(+)/H(+) antiporter subunit B: protein MTWLYLLAAIALFAAPLASPLPDAAGITPLIEALKAQTQVPNLVSGVILHTRLFDTVAEVVVFTLAAIGVRLVLAGDPERKRIRSLDDAPSQVLCELGSTIAALVAVELALRGHLSPGGGFAAGVAGGSAIGLLLISGGADRSERLYRLYRADLWEKAAVVGFLLVALISLVGLDPAAGRFGSLLSGGWIPLLNLLVALKVTLGSWAMVQQLLRHRGLL from the coding sequence ATGACCTGGCTGTATCTCCTGGCGGCCATCGCCCTGTTTGCAGCGCCACTGGCCAGCCCCTTGCCCGACGCCGCAGGGATCACCCCCCTGATCGAAGCGCTCAAGGCGCAGACCCAGGTTCCCAACCTTGTTTCAGGCGTGATCCTGCACACGCGTCTGTTCGACACGGTGGCGGAAGTGGTGGTGTTCACCCTGGCGGCCATCGGCGTGCGCCTGGTGCTGGCTGGTGATCCGGAGCGCAAACGGATCCGCTCACTCGACGACGCGCCCTCTCAGGTGCTGTGTGAGCTGGGCTCCACCATTGCCGCCCTGGTGGCGGTGGAGCTGGCGCTACGCGGACATCTCAGCCCCGGCGGCGGCTTTGCGGCGGGGGTGGCCGGCGGCTCAGCCATCGGCCTGTTGCTGATCAGTGGCGGGGCGGATCGCAGTGAACGGCTCTACAGGCTCTACCGCGCTGATCTGTGGGAAAAAGCGGCGGTGGTGGGCTTCCTGCTGGTGGCCCTGATCAGTCTGGTGGGCCTGGATCCAGCAGCGGGTCGCTTCGGCAGCCTGCTGAGCGGTGGCTGGATTCCCCTGCTCAATCTGTTGGTGGCCCTGAAGGTGACGCTGGGCTCCTGGGCGATGGTGCAACAGCTGTTACGCCACCGAGGCCTGCTCTGA
- a CDS encoding hydrogenase subunit MbhD domain-containing protein has translation MNAPLSLGSELDLLLPITALLPITALLLVSQSNPYQTLVLRGILGSVATLLYALLGAPDVALTETLVGTLLSTTLYAVALRSSMALRLEDRRTKPDPNRDAQLMAWIAPLHLRLRWQADASHGWLNDNGQLVLLQPPLRRQLQQCPGYAEWRASGGELHLASEVQP, from the coding sequence ATGAACGCTCCCCTCAGCCTCGGCAGCGAACTCGATCTGCTCCTGCCGATCACCGCTTTGCTTCCGATCACCGCACTGCTGCTGGTGAGCCAGAGCAATCCCTATCAAACCCTTGTGCTGCGGGGCATCTTGGGTTCTGTGGCGACGCTGCTTTACGCCTTGCTCGGCGCTCCCGATGTGGCACTCACCGAGACGTTGGTGGGCACGCTGCTCTCCACCACGCTCTACGCCGTGGCCCTGCGTTCCTCCATGGCCCTGCGGCTTGAAGATCGCCGCACCAAGCCCGACCCCAACCGCGATGCTCAGCTCATGGCTTGGATCGCACCGCTGCATCTGCGGCTGCGCTGGCAGGCAGACGCCAGCCATGGCTGGCTCAACGACAATGGCCAACTGGTGCTGCTCCAGCCGCCCCTGCGCCGGCAGCTGCAGCAGTGCCCGGGCTACGCCGAATGGCGCGCCAGCGGCGGCGAACTGCATCTGGCTTCCGAGGTCCAACCATGA
- a CDS encoding sodium:proton antiporter produces MFLLSCLFRLLLWTLLTADLSAVNLAIGAGLAVLLPHARGPRHPLAPTLRALGRSLLAVPLAYGEALALISSGDREQESWIERPAGDPRHRLLIFLEVLAITLTPFTIVLGLNDGSRGPHYKIHQLRPRRGKPEELQP; encoded by the coding sequence ATGTTTTTGCTGAGCTGCCTGTTTCGGCTGCTGCTGTGGACCTTGCTCACCGCTGATCTCAGTGCGGTGAACCTGGCGATCGGCGCTGGCCTGGCCGTGCTGCTCCCCCATGCCCGTGGCCCCAGACATCCACTGGCGCCAACGCTGCGGGCGTTAGGGCGCAGCTTGCTCGCCGTACCGCTGGCCTATGGCGAAGCTCTCGCCCTGATCAGCTCCGGCGATCGGGAGCAGGAGAGCTGGATCGAGCGACCCGCCGGTGATCCCCGCCATCGCCTGCTGATTTTCCTGGAGGTGCTTGCCATCACCCTCACACCCTTCACGATCGTGCTCGGCCTCAACGACGGCAGCCGCGGCCCGCACTACAAGATTCATCAGCTGCGGCCGCGCCGCGGCAAGCCCGAGGAGCTGCAGCCATGA